A single window of Nicotiana sylvestris chromosome 3, ASM39365v2, whole genome shotgun sequence DNA harbors:
- the LOC104216344 gene encoding pentatricopeptide repeat-containing protein At1g08070, chloroplastic-like codes for MQFIKSKPIAHSCFNFTRSLSDFSTLSNLLQGRISHNHLLQIHARVFRIGAHQDNLIATRLIGQYPSNISLRVLHGQLKEPNLFPFNAIIRVLSEEGNFADAFVVFNKLRYQSLLPNQLTFSFLLKACSRSGNSYYVQQVHSLVLKLRLGDDSSVFKGLLSVYARSLRDLHSAHKLFDEMPEKDVISWTCLISGYAKLGLSEEALCQFLSMVKKSLIPENDTMISVLSACSKLDMSNIEKWIGNFLYDLGSSGCDSVSIVLVYLYGKWGKVDKSREIFEQISGDGKRSVLPWNAMIGAYVQNGCALEGLSLFQLMMELNCCCPNHVTMVNVLSACAQVGNLYLGLWVHEYMKGSRQKGFLLSNANLATALIDMYSKCGSLEKAGDVFDQLVVKDVVSFNAMIMGLAINGKGMEALKLFSQMLELNLRPNARTFLGLLCACSHSGLTAEGRQIFKEMSHCFCIAPTLEHYASYIDLLARVGYVEEALQVATSMPFKPNNFVWGALLGGCMLHNRLELAQIISSILVEVDPNNSAGYVMLSNTYASDQRWSAISRLRLSMKEKGVAKMPGCSWINIAGVAHEFLAGSSSHPQNESMHGILQVLLKEMKLASI; via the coding sequence ATGCAATTCATCAAATCCAAACCCATAGCTCATTCTTGCTTCAACTTCACACGCTCACTCTCCGATTTTTCAACTCTCTCCAACCTCTTACAAGGACGCATTTCCCATAATCACCTTCTACAAATCCACGCTCGGGTTTTCCGTATTGGTGCTCACCAAGACAACCTCATCGCCACCCGCCTTATTGGTCAATACCCATCAAATATTTCCCTCCGAGTACTTCACGGCCAGTTAAAAGAACCCAATCTTTTCCCCTTCAACGCCATTATCAGGGTTCTTAGTGAAGAGGGAAATTTCGCTGACGCATTCGTGGTTTTTAACAAGTTAAGATATCAGTCCCTTTTGCCTAATCAGTTGACCTTTTCGTTCCTTCTTAAAGCTTGTTCTCGTTCCGGGAATTCATATTATGTTCAACAGGTTCATTCCCTTGTTCTAAAGTTGCGTCTTGGTGATGACTCATCTGTCTTTAAAGGGTTGTTAAGCGTTTATGCTAGGAGTTTGAGAGATTTGCATTCTGCGCATAAGCTGTTTGATGAAATGCCTGAGAAGGATGTTATTTCTTGGACTTGTTTGATTTCTGGGTATGCCAAGTTGGGTTTGTCTGAGGAAGCTTTGTGTCAATTTTTATCTATGGTAAAGAAGAGCTTGATCCCTGAAAATGATACTATGATTAGCGTGTTATCTGCATGTTCGAAACTTGATATGTCGAATATCGAGAAATGGATTGGGAACTTTTTGTATGATTTAGGAAGTTCCGGATGTGACTCTGTTAGTATTGTTCTTGTTTACTTGTATGGAAAGTGGGGAAAGGTTGATAAAAGTCGGGAAATATTTGAACAAATTTCTGGTGATGGGAAGAGAAGTGTGCTTCCTTGGAATGCTATGATAGGCGCATATGTTCAGAATGGCTGTGCGTTGGAGGGTTTAAGTCTTTTCCAGTTGATGATGGAGCTTAATTGTTGTTGCCCCAATCATGTGACAATGGTTAATGTGCTCTCAGCTTGTGCTCAAGTTGGTAATTTGTACCTTGGTTTGTGGGTTCACGAGTACATGAAAGGTAGTAGGCAAAAAGGGTTTTTACTTTCAAatgcaaatcttgcaactgctttGATAGATATGTACTCTAAATGCGGTAGTTTAGAGAAAGCAGGAGATGTTTTTGACCAATTGGTTGTAAAAGATGTCGTTTCATTCAATGCTATGATCATGGGTCTTGCAATAAATGGTAAAGGCATGGAGGCGTTAAAACTTTTCTCGCAAATGTTAGAGCTTAATTTGCGTCCGAATGCTAGAACATTCCTTGGTTTGCTATGTGCTTGCAGTCACTCAGGTTTGACAGCAGAAGGCCGTCAGATATTTAAGGAAATGAGCCATTGTTTTTGTATTGCTCCTACATTGGAACATTATGCTAGCTATATTGATCTTCTCGCTCGAGTAGGTTATGTTGAGGAAGCACTTCAAGTTGCTACCTCAATGCCTTTTAAACCCAATAATTTTGTATGGGGAGCTTTGCTTGGTGGCTGCATGCTGCACAACAGATTGGAACTAGCCCAAATTATTTCCTCCATTCTTGTGGAGGTGGACCCTAACAATTCTGCTGGCTATGTGATGTTGTCCAATACATATGCCAGTGATCAACGCTGGAGCGCTATTTCACGACTGAGGTTGTCAATGAAGGAAAAGGGAGTAGCAAAGATGCCAGGATGTAGTTGGATTAACATTGCCGGAGTAGCGCATGAATTTCTGGCTGGGTCCTCCTCACATCCTCAGAATGAAAGCATGCATGGCATATTGCAGGTATTACTGAAGGAGATGAAGCTAGCAAGTATTTAG